Proteins encoded together in one Pseudomonadota bacterium window:
- a CDS encoding alpha/beta hydrolase, translating to MKPLMRLMVPAFALFLAPASFAQDDRPVSAPSDFAVCEDAAVHPVLNGTLCATVTVPLDHKRSGDEDIRLFVRKFPTDGHPRGQLWLVAGGPGESGASFYPFIDTIRAAAPGFDLFIPDHRGTGFSTRLCPEEENPESDGGSALAGAEWGSCFGALNANAARTKAFTISNAAHDLRLLMARHDNGQKRYLYGVSYGTQLVLRTLAIAPPDNLDGVILDSVIPPEDDTQWDLSHRSAVTDMVGRQALSDCEQDDACRKLFAGPVVTELEALLADPAVVEMLGPKPKYTLSSLLDLPETRAMLPYVIAGLRVGDPAWLEHAKARLAGLGAKFAPFKQGFSSVPLVSLISRSENNPRPDLTAEQIATEEAAYLFASPLPSLLLAGGIPSYDRDEYFARLPGSIPPMLVLHGDLDPKTAYPGAQANVRRIGAVGRVRLTTIKGAPHFILMTAPKCFTASVQGFLENGLLPEPSVCMLNDG from the coding sequence ATGAAACCGCTCATGCGTCTTATGGTGCCTGCCTTTGCTCTTTTTCTCGCCCCGGCTTCCTTCGCCCAGGATGATAGACCGGTGTCGGCCCCCAGCGATTTTGCCGTCTGCGAAGATGCCGCAGTACATCCGGTACTAAACGGCACATTATGCGCCACCGTGACGGTTCCGTTGGACCATAAGAGGAGTGGCGATGAGGATATCCGGCTTTTCGTCCGAAAATTTCCGACCGATGGCCATCCCCGGGGTCAGCTCTGGCTGGTGGCCGGCGGTCCGGGAGAATCGGGTGCATCCTTCTATCCCTTTATTGACACCATCCGTGCAGCGGCGCCGGGCTTTGATCTGTTCATTCCCGACCATCGCGGCACTGGCTTTTCCACCCGGCTGTGCCCCGAGGAAGAAAACCCCGAAAGCGATGGCGGCTCGGCTCTGGCAGGCGCAGAATGGGGCAGTTGCTTTGGTGCCCTCAACGCCAATGCCGCACGCACCAAGGCTTTCACCATCTCCAATGCGGCGCATGATCTGAGACTGCTCATGGCGCGTCACGACAATGGCCAGAAGCGCTACCTCTATGGCGTCTCCTATGGCACCCAGTTGGTGCTGCGGACGCTGGCCATCGCACCGCCGGACAATCTCGACGGTGTGATCCTCGATTCCGTCATCCCGCCCGAAGATGACACACAATGGGATCTCAGCCATCGCTCGGCCGTGACCGATATGGTCGGTCGGCAGGCGCTGAGCGATTGCGAGCAGGACGACGCGTGCCGCAAACTTTTTGCCGGCCCGGTAGTGACCGAATTAGAGGCACTGCTTGCCGATCCGGCAGTGGTGGAGATGCTCGGTCCGAAGCCCAAATATACCCTTTCCAGCCTGCTCGACCTGCCAGAGACCCGGGCGATGCTGCCCTATGTCATTGCCGGATTGCGTGTTGGTGATCCGGCATGGCTGGAACATGCCAAGGCGCGGCTTGCCGGGCTTGGCGCGAAGTTTGCCCCCTTTAAGCAGGGCTTTTCCTCGGTGCCGCTGGTCAGCCTGATCAGCCGCTCGGAGAATAATCCGCGCCCGGACCTGACGGCAGAGCAGATTGCAACAGAGGAAGCGGCCTATCTCTTCGCCAGTCCCTTGCCCTCATTGCTGCTTGCAGGCGGGATTCCGAGCTATGACCGCGATGAGTATTTTGCCCGATTGCCGGGGAGTATACCACCCATGCTTGTTCTCCACGGTGATCTCGACCCGAAAACCGCCTATCCCGGCGCGCAGGCGAATGTGAGGCGCATCGGGGCTGTCGGCCGAGTCCGATTGACCACCATCAAGGGCGCGCCGCATTTCATCCTGATGACCGCACCAAAATGCTTTACCGCGTCGGTGCAGGGCTTTCTGGAAAATGGCCTGCTGCCAGAGCCTTCTGTCTGTATGCTCAATGATGGCTAA
- a CDS encoding ferredoxin--NADP reductase: METRTPMLIPESKAFETVEVLWVKHWNEGLFSFAVTRPRSFRFRSGEFVMIGMPIDGKPLVRAYSVANPAYAEELEFLSIKVPNGPLTSRLQNIQPGDQLYLGRKPTGTLVSEALRPGKRLFLLSTGTGLAPFLSIIRDPDIYERFDHIILTHSVRQVSDLAFYDELESRLADDPLISEEAASQFHYVPTVTREEFRNTVRIDKLIEDGTLFAVGDKQFDPENDRIMMCGSMDMIKQFSEYFEGLNFEEGANSKPGDFVIERAFVG, translated from the coding sequence ATGGAAACCAGAACGCCGATGCTGATCCCCGAGTCCAAGGCGTTTGAAACCGTCGAAGTTCTGTGGGTCAAGCACTGGAATGAGGGGCTGTTCAGCTTCGCCGTCACCCGTCCGCGCAGCTTTCGCTTTCGTTCGGGCGAGTTTGTCATGATCGGCATGCCGATTGATGGCAAGCCCCTGGTGCGTGCTTATTCGGTGGCCAATCCAGCCTATGCTGAAGAGCTCGAATTCCTGTCGATCAAGGTGCCCAACGGCCCGCTGACTTCGCGATTGCAGAATATCCAGCCCGGCGACCAGCTCTATCTTGGCCGCAAACCCACCGGCACTTTGGTGTCCGAGGCGTTGCGCCCCGGCAAGCGGCTGTTCCTGCTCTCCACCGGCACCGGCTTGGCGCCGTTTCTCTCGATCATCCGTGACCCGGACATCTATGAGCGTTTCGACCATATCATCCTGACCCACAGCGTGCGTCAGGTCAGCGATCTAGCCTTTTATGACGAGCTGGAATCGCGGCTGGCGGACGATCCGCTGATCTCGGAAGAGGCTGCAAGCCAGTTCCACTATGTCCCGACCGTGACCCGCGAGGAATTCCGCAACACTGTCCGCATCGACAAGCTGATCGAAGACGGCACGCTGTTCGCTGTTGGCGACAAGCAATTCGACCCGGAGAATGACCGCATCATGATGTGCGGCAGTATGGATATGATCAAGCAGTTCTCGGAGTATTTCGAAGGACTGAACTTCGAGGAAGGCGCCAATTCCAAGCCCGGCGATTTCGTGATTGAACGGGCCTTTGTGGGGTAA
- a CDS encoding TlyA family RNA methyltransferase: MRKQRVDQMLVARELAETRSRAQALLLAGLVFSGEQRIDKPGQQLPEDAPLEVRGRDHPWVSRGGLKLDHALDHFNLDVTGMTAIDIGSSTGGFTDVLLSRGAKRVYAVDSGTNQLAWKLRQDERVIVHEQTSARILTGEHIPELLDIAVCDASFISLEKILPVPLGFVRAGGWAAALIKPQFEVERHQVGKGGVVRDVALHQAVCDRVCTWLEDHGWEVAGVTTSPITGPSGNVEFLVAARKQGTGKDA; encoded by the coding sequence ATCAGGAAACAGCGCGTTGACCAGATGCTGGTGGCACGCGAACTGGCCGAAACCCGCAGTCGGGCCCAGGCATTGCTGCTGGCAGGCCTGGTGTTTTCCGGCGAGCAGCGCATCGACAAGCCGGGCCAGCAATTGCCTGAGGATGCACCGCTGGAGGTGCGTGGGCGTGATCACCCCTGGGTGTCGCGCGGTGGGCTCAAGCTCGATCATGCACTTGATCATTTCAACCTTGATGTCACCGGCATGACCGCGATCGATATCGGTTCATCGACCGGTGGCTTTACCGATGTGCTGCTGTCGCGCGGGGCGAAGCGGGTCTATGCCGTCGACAGCGGCACCAACCAGCTGGCGTGGAAGCTGCGTCAGGATGAACGGGTGATCGTGCATGAGCAGACCAGCGCGCGGATATTGACTGGTGAGCATATTCCCGAGCTGCTGGACATTGCGGTATGCGATGCCAGCTTCATATCGCTGGAAAAGATATTGCCGGTGCCGCTCGGCTTTGTCCGTGCGGGCGGCTGGGCGGCGGCGCTGATCAAGCCGCAATTCGAGGTTGAACGGCACCAGGTCGGCAAGGGTGGGGTGGTGCGCGATGTGGCCTTGCATCAGGCTGTTTGCGACCGGGTCTGCACCTGGCTGGAGGATCATGGTTGGGAGGTGGCGGGGGTAACCACCAGCCCGATCACTGGGCCCAGCGGCAATGTCGAGTTTCTCGTCGCGGCACGGAAACAAGGCACGGGAAAAGATGCTTAG
- a CDS encoding aldo/keto reductase, protein MAWGMWRFAGQGVEQAQHLVETALDSDITLFDTADIYGFGEQGFGAAEELLGQVFALNPSLRQRMVLASKGGITPPVPYDSSRDYLDKALNASLRRLNVDYLDLYQIHRPDILTHPQELAITLDSMVASGRVRAIGVSNFTTAQINALREFLNAPLVTTQPEFSPLHLQPIEDGQLDQAMQHRIAVLAWSPIAGGRLIQPKTAHEQEVTAALQSIADDQNVSVAAAAMGWLMAHPAKVIPIIGSQNAKRIADVTRALSMQWTRDQWYDVLVASRGEPLP, encoded by the coding sequence ATGGCCTGGGGCATGTGGCGCTTTGCCGGACAGGGTGTGGAGCAGGCACAGCATCTGGTGGAAACCGCGTTGGACAGCGACATCACCCTGTTCGACACCGCCGATATTTACGGCTTTGGCGAGCAGGGCTTCGGTGCGGCCGAGGAGTTGTTGGGGCAGGTCTTTGCCCTCAATCCTTCACTGCGCCAGCGCATGGTGCTGGCCAGCAAGGGCGGCATCACCCCGCCAGTGCCTTATGACAGCTCGCGCGACTATCTCGACAAGGCGCTCAATGCCTCGCTCAGACGGCTCAATGTCGACTATCTCGATCTCTACCAGATCCATCGCCCGGATATCCTGACTCACCCCCAGGAGCTGGCTATTACGCTCGACTCGATGGTGGCCAGCGGTCGGGTGCGCGCTATTGGCGTTTCCAACTTCACCACAGCCCAGATCAATGCGCTGCGCGAATTTCTGAATGCTCCACTAGTGACAACGCAACCCGAATTCTCGCCGCTGCACCTGCAGCCGATAGAGGACGGCCAGCTTGACCAGGCGATGCAGCACCGTATCGCGGTTCTGGCCTGGTCGCCTATCGCTGGTGGGCGGCTGATCCAGCCGAAAACAGCGCACGAACAGGAGGTCACTGCGGCACTGCAAAGCATTGCCGATGACCAGAACGTCTCAGTCGCCGCCGCCGCCATGGGCTGGCTGATGGCACATCCGGCGAAAGTGATCCCGATTATCGGATCGCAAAATGCCAAGCGTATTGCCGATGTGACCAGAGCGCTGTCGATGCAATGGACTCGCGACCAATGGTATGATGTGCTGGTCGCCAGTCGCGGCGAGCCCTTGCCCTAA
- a CDS encoding branched-chain amino acid aminotransferase produces the protein MAQQPDFTIHPNSDPMPAAEREERLKNPGFGTLFTDHMALVRYTERKGWHDAEISARRPLSLDPAAAVLHYAQEIFEGMKAYKQVDGSIALFRPEQNARRFQRSAERMAMPQLPEEIFLDSITRLTEVERDWIPPQEGGALYLRPYMFASEAFLGVRPAKEYLYLVIASAVGAYFKGDAPAVTIWASQNYSRAAPGGTGAAKCGGNYAASLPAQAEAIAAGCDQVVFLDAAEKRWVEELGGMNLFFVFDNGEVITPPLTGTILPGITRDSLIQLLRDEGLTVREEPYAFEDWRKHSESGQLVETMACGTAAVVTAVGTVKSVDGDFTIGSGGPGQITEKMRARLVDIQRGSAPDPHGWVRQIG, from the coding sequence ATGGCGCAACAGCCCGATTTTACCATTCACCCCAATAGCGACCCCATGCCTGCCGCAGAGCGCGAGGAGCGATTGAAGAATCCGGGTTTCGGTACGCTGTTTACCGATCATATGGCGCTGGTGCGCTATACCGAACGCAAGGGCTGGCACGACGCCGAGATCAGCGCCCGGCGGCCGCTGTCACTCGACCCGGCAGCGGCGGTGCTGCATTATGCGCAGGAAATCTTCGAAGGCATGAAAGCCTATAAGCAGGTCGATGGATCGATCGCGCTGTTCCGCCCCGAACAGAATGCCCGCCGCTTCCAGCGCTCGGCCGAACGCATGGCGATGCCGCAATTGCCCGAGGAGATTTTTCTCGACTCGATCACCCGCCTGACCGAAGTCGAGCGCGACTGGATCCCGCCGCAGGAAGGCGGGGCATTGTATCTCAGGCCCTATATGTTCGCCAGCGAGGCCTTTCTCGGCGTCCGCCCGGCAAAGGAATATCTCTATCTCGTGATCGCTTCGGCGGTCGGCGCCTATTTCAAGGGCGACGCACCAGCGGTCACCATCTGGGCCTCGCAAAATTATTCGCGCGCTGCGCCCGGCGGCACCGGTGCCGCCAAATGCGGTGGCAATTATGCCGCCAGCCTGCCGGCCCAGGCCGAGGCGATCGCAGCGGGTTGCGACCAGGTGGTGTTTCTCGACGCCGCGGAAAAGCGCTGGGTCGAGGAACTGGGCGGCATGAACCTGTTCTTCGTGTTCGATAATGGCGAGGTCATCACCCCGCCTCTAACCGGCACCATTCTCCCCGGCATCACCCGTGATTCGCTGATCCAGCTGCTGCGTGACGAGGGGCTGACGGTGCGCGAAGAGCCCTATGCTTTTGAAGACTGGCGCAAGCATAGTGAATCCGGGCAACTGGTCGAGACCATGGCCTGCGGCACCGCGGCGGTGGTAACAGCCGTCGGCACCGTAAAATCGGTCGATGGCGATTTCACCATTGGCAGCGGCGGACCGGGGCAGATCACCGAGAAAATGCGCGCCCGGCTGGTCGATATCCAGCGCGGATCGGCCCCCGACCCGCATGGCTGGGTGCGCCAGATCGGTTAG
- a CDS encoding MarR family transcriptional regulator, with amino-acid sequence MTDPSARIPAPAAPAASPMFLREEEIRRGMELLYFGYTRLTRAIDEGLAKQGLGRAHHRALYFIAREPDLTVSHLLRLLAITKQSLGRVLTELQRRGLIQTRPGIVDRRQKLLRLTAEGERLEAELFDALRVRLSSAYAAAGQESVTGFWRVLEGLVPEEDRELVSDLGEKLRDR; translated from the coding sequence ATGACTGACCCATCTGCCCGTATTCCGGCACCTGCTGCCCCGGCCGCTTCACCCATGTTCCTGCGTGAGGAGGAAATCCGTCGCGGCATGGAGCTGCTCTATTTCGGCTATACCCGGCTGACCCGCGCCATCGATGAAGGCCTTGCCAAACAGGGCCTGGGCCGGGCGCATCATCGGGCGCTCTATTTCATCGCACGCGAGCCGGACCTGACCGTCAGCCATTTGCTGCGGCTGCTGGCGATCACCAAACAGTCGCTCGGCCGGGTGCTGACCGAGCTGCAGCGGCGCGGCCTGATCCAGACGCGTCCGGGTATTGTCGATCGCAGGCAGAAGCTGTTGCGGCTGACAGCTGAGGGTGAGCGGCTCGAGGCTGAGCTGTTCGATGCGTTGCGCGTGCGCCTGTCGAGCGCCTATGCCGCAGCGGGGCAGGAGAGCGTCACTGGTTTCTGGCGTGTGCTCGAAGGGCTGGTGCCCGAGGAGGACCGCGAACTGGTCAGCGATCTCGGCGAGAAGCTGCGCGACCGCTGA